CGGCCCACAACGTGATCGGCGGGCCGCTCGACGAGATTGATGCGGAAGAAGAAGACCCGCTCGCCGGCCTCGATCTGAACGATCCACTGGCCGTGCGTAAGATGCGCGACCTGGATCTGGAACGCAAGCGCGTGAACGAATTGAACGAGTGGGAGCAAAAGACGCGCGATCCCGAGATCGCGGGATTGCTCCGCAAGCAGAAGGCCAAGGCCGAGGAGCGCGTGGCGCGCCTGGAGCATGAGACGGAAGCCGTTATCGAAGCGCGGGCGGAGAACCCGGAAGCCGATGCGGACGAAAATGATTCCCTGAAGGGCAAGAAGAAAGGCCGCAAGAAAGGGAAGGACCAAGGCGAGGTCGAGTCCCTCAACAAGGTCGCGGCAGAAACCGATGAGGCGGATGCGCCCGTTCCCATCAAAAGGCAATCCGACGATAAGTACGTCCTGGCCGGCGACGAAGCGGCTGACGAGGCGGCCCACACGACCGAAGAGGGCGCCCCGGCAAAACCGCCCAAGCCCGAAGTCAAATACGATCCCTATCGCGTGCCCACCTTCGACGAGATTTTTTCCGATCCGCCCAAGCAGCCGTTGGAGTTCACGGAAGAGGAGTTGCGCGAACAGTCCAAGCTGCTGGAAGATCAGCTCATCAATTTCAAGGTCATGGGTAAGGTGGTCCAGATCTGCCCGGGCCCGGTCATCACCCGCTACGAGGTGGAGCTCGCCCCAGGCGTGAAGGTGAGCCGCATTTCCACCCTCGCCGACGATTTGGCCTTGGCCCTGCGCGCCAAAAGCATCCGCATCCTGGCGCCTATCCCCGGCAAATCGGTGGTGGGCATCGAGGTGCCCAACCGCAAGGCCCAGATCGTGTATATCAAGGAGATCCTCAAGGCGCCGGAGTTCGCCACGGAAGAGGATACCCTTAAGATCACCCTGGGCAAGACCATCGCCGGCGAACCTTACGTGATGGACCTGACGCGCGCCCCGCATCTGCTCATCGCCGGCCAGACGGGTTCGGGCAAATCGGTTTGCATCAACAGCATCATGGCCTCTTTCCTGTGCTCGAAGACGCCGGACGAGTTGCGTATGATCCTGGTCGATCCCAAGGTCGTAGAGCTCAAGCCCTACGATTCCATCCCGCATCTGCTTTACCCCGTCATCACCCAACCGGACGTGGCGGTGGCCGGGCTCAAGTGGTCCACCTACGAGATGGACCGCCGCTACGAGGTGCTGGCCCAATGCGGCGTCCGTAACATCAAGGGTTTCAATACCAAAGTCAGGGCCGGGCAATTGCCCGATACGCTGGATGCCGAGGACAAGCGCATCATGCCTTACATCGTCATCATCATCGACGAGTTGGCGGATCTGATGATGGTCGCCGGCAAGGAAGTGGAAACCAATATCGCCCGCATCGCCCAGAAGGCGCGCGCGGTGGGGATCCACCTCATCCTCGCGACCCAGCGCCCGTCGACCAACGTCATCACCGGTACCATCAAGGCCAATCTGCCCACGCGTATCAGCTTCCAGGTGGCCAGCCAGATCGACGCGCGCACCATCATGGACAAGATGGGGGCCGAGAAATTGCTGGGCCGCGGCGACATGCTTTTCCGGCCCATCGAGTTCCCGGAGCCGGTCCGTTTGCACGGCTGTTTCCTGGACGACGCCCAAGCCGAAAAACTGGCCTCCGCGGCCTCGGAACAGTTCGTGAACTATCCCCAAATCCAATCCTTCAACCTGGAAGATGACCCGGGGGCCCAAGCGGGCAACGACGAGCCGCGCGATGAAAAATTCCGTGAAGCCGCCGAGTTGGTGGTGCAGGTGAAGCAGGCCTCGGTTTCCCTATTGCAGCGTCGCTTGGGCATCGGCTATGCCCGTTCGGGCCGCCTGGTGGATCAGTTGGAGCGGGCGGGGATTGTGGGCAAGGAGCGGGGTTCCAAGCCCAGGGACGTGCTGATGGATCCGGATGAATTGCAGTCTTTTTTGTCTTCGGGCCTCAACGACGATTGATCGGCTGGCCCTGCCGCGGGGCTTCGCGCAGGCTCAGGCTTTCCGCTTTCGATTGTATTCGGCTTCCGGTCGCCGCGGATGCGTGGGCGGCCCGCTAAAGGATGGCGGCATTCCGAGCGGGCCGGTAGGGATTGCGATTCCTTGGTTCTTGCGCGGTCACCCTCCGGTCCCATTCCCGTTGCGGAATATTTTGCTCCCGTTGATTTCGGAAATTATTTAACCCGACATCTATCAGGAGGTCCCCATGTCTTTACCTCTCGGATCCACAGCCCCGGATTTCACGCAGAATTCCAGCCGGGGGAAGCTTCATTTCTACGACTACATCAACGGCAAATGGGCCATTTTCTTTTCCCATCCCGCGGATTTCACGCCGGTGTGCACCACCGAGCTGGGGATGACCGCCAAGCTCCAGCCGGAATTCGCCAAACGCAACGCCGTCGTGATCGCGCTCTCCGTGGATAGCGAACAATCGCACAAGGGATGGATCCCCGACATCGAGGAAACCCAAAATTGCAAGATCGATTTCCCCATCATCGCGGACGAGGATAAGAGCGTTTCCACCCTGTACGGAATGTTCCAGCCCACGGCGAACGACAAGTTCACGGTCCGGTCGGTGTTCTTCATCGATCCCAACAAGAAGATCCGCGCCAACATCACCTATCCCGCCTCGACGGGCCGCAATTTCCAGGAAATCCTGCGCGTGCTGGATTCCTTGCAGCTTACCGACAATTACAAGGTGGCCACTCCCGTGGATTGGAAAGACGGCCAGGACGTGGTGATCGCGCCCGCCTTGCAGGATCCGGAAGACTTGAAGAAGCGTTTCCCGAAGGGGTGGAAGGTCGTGAAACCGTACTTGCGGATGACGCCGCAGCCGAATAAGTAGCGGAGCTCTCCGCGGATAGCGAACCTTTTAATAACCAAATAAAATGGTTCTGTACCCGGCGCTACGTTCCCTTTCCGGGGGATGGGGCCTGGGTCCAGGAGGCGGAAACCTTCTCCAAATTGGCCTGCAGGCGATCCAGGATTTCCATGTTTTGCAGATAGATGTTATCGCCCTTCGGCCATCTCAGGCCTTGGAAGGCATAGGCGAGGATACGAATGCCCAGGCGGGCGTTCTCCCGGCTGCCATAGGCTTCCGCCAGGCCATCCGGGATCCTCCCGGGATTAATGGTGGCGATCCCGTTGGAGGCGAATATA
This is a stretch of genomic DNA from Fibrobacterota bacterium. It encodes these proteins:
- a CDS encoding DNA translocase FtsK, encoding MLPLRLVLALALLFVGSAVLLSIRNIGQSILRPSDYVMTGGYLGNFIVHKAFIPVFGTGQFGPYLIIAIALLFVVIWGFRMSVVQVSEKSAASIVFVGRPFFSGLRRLWAKEEDESGEGEIPEAEKAAEEIAKARALGKVERGRIPKIPLPIAEAEEPKPEGRRKRGGAAEEERFPTGPVPKGAVFSAHNVIGGPLDEIDAEEEDPLAGLDLNDPLAVRKMRDLDLERKRVNELNEWEQKTRDPEIAGLLRKQKAKAEERVARLEHETEAVIEARAENPEADADENDSLKGKKKGRKKGKDQGEVESLNKVAAETDEADAPVPIKRQSDDKYVLAGDEAADEAAHTTEEGAPAKPPKPEVKYDPYRVPTFDEIFSDPPKQPLEFTEEELREQSKLLEDQLINFKVMGKVVQICPGPVITRYEVELAPGVKVSRISTLADDLALALRAKSIRILAPIPGKSVVGIEVPNRKAQIVYIKEILKAPEFATEEDTLKITLGKTIAGEPYVMDLTRAPHLLIAGQTGSGKSVCINSIMASFLCSKTPDELRMILVDPKVVELKPYDSIPHLLYPVITQPDVAVAGLKWSTYEMDRRYEVLAQCGVRNIKGFNTKVRAGQLPDTLDAEDKRIMPYIVIIIDELADLMMVAGKEVETNIARIAQKARAVGIHLILATQRPSTNVITGTIKANLPTRISFQVASQIDARTIMDKMGAEKLLGRGDMLFRPIEFPEPVRLHGCFLDDAQAEKLASAASEQFVNYPQIQSFNLEDDPGAQAGNDEPRDEKFREAAELVVQVKQASVSLLQRRLGIGYARSGRLVDQLERAGIVGKERGSKPRDVLMDPDELQSFLSSGLNDD
- a CDS encoding peroxiredoxin: MSLPLGSTAPDFTQNSSRGKLHFYDYINGKWAIFFSHPADFTPVCTTELGMTAKLQPEFAKRNAVVIALSVDSEQSHKGWIPDIEETQNCKIDFPIIADEDKSVSTLYGMFQPTANDKFTVRSVFFIDPNKKIRANITYPASTGRNFQEILRVLDSLQLTDNYKVATPVDWKDGQDVVIAPALQDPEDLKKRFPKGWKVVKPYLRMTPQPNK